From one Chryseobacterium sp. 3008163 genomic stretch:
- a CDS encoding zinc ribbon domain-containing protein YjdM: MSDVVICPKCSSEFTYEQDDLMVCSQCFYEWNPKETAVENDNSGKILDANGNELQDGDSVVVVKDLPVKGAPKPVKAGTKVKNIRLRPDSDHNIDCKIDGFGSMALKSEFVKKA, from the coding sequence ATGAGTGACGTAGTTATTTGCCCGAAATGTAGTTCGGAGTTTACTTATGAGCAGGATGATTTGATGGTTTGCTCTCAGTGTTTTTACGAATGGAATCCTAAAGAAACGGCTGTAGAAAATGACAATTCAGGAAAAATTTTAGACGCTAATGGCAATGAGTTGCAAGACGGAGATTCTGTGGTAGTTGTAAAAGATTTGCCGGTAAAAGGTGCTCCGAAACCAGTAAAAGCAGGAACTAAAGTGAAGAATATCCGTTTAAGACCAGACAGCGACCATAATATTGATTGTAAGATTGATGGTTTTGGTTCGATGGCTTTGAAATCTGAATTTGTGAAAAAGGCTTAA
- the pheS gene encoding phenylalanine--tRNA ligase subunit alpha: MKQAVAAKLEDFKASSESSIILEKEDLTRPAFPLELGSRHPINIVKNRIIDIFKSIGFAVADGPEIEDDWHNFTALNLPEYHPARDMQDTFFIEQNPDILLRTHTSSVQIRYMEENQPPIRILSPGRVFRNEAVSSRSHCIFHQIEGLYIDEKVSFADLKQTIQFFTTELFGKSKIRMRPSYFPFTEPSAEIDVYWGLNSETDYRITKGTGWLEIMGCGMVDPAVLKNVNIDSEKYSGYAFGMGIERITMLLYQMSDIRMFFENDIRTLEQFKSL, translated from the coding sequence TTGAAGCAAGCTGTGGCTGCCAAGTTGGAAGATTTTAAAGCATCTTCTGAGTCTTCTATAATTCTCGAAAAAGAAGACCTTACAAGACCTGCTTTTCCTTTAGAATTGGGTTCAAGACATCCGATTAATATCGTTAAGAACAGAATTATCGATATTTTTAAATCGATCGGTTTTGCTGTAGCAGACGGACCTGAAATTGAAGACGACTGGCACAACTTCACGGCATTAAACTTACCAGAATATCATCCGGCGAGAGATATGCAGGATACTTTTTTCATCGAGCAGAATCCTGATATTTTGTTGAGAACGCATACATCATCGGTTCAGATTCGTTACATGGAAGAAAATCAGCCGCCGATCAGAATATTATCTCCGGGAAGAGTGTTTAGAAATGAGGCAGTTTCTTCACGTTCGCATTGTATTTTCCATCAAATTGAAGGTTTATATATTGATGAGAAAGTGAGTTTTGCAGATTTAAAACAAACGATTCAGTTTTTTACTACAGAACTTTTCGGTAAGTCAAAAATCAGAATGAGACCTTCGTATTTTCCTTTTACAGAGCCAAGTGCAGAGATTGATGTGTATTGGGGATTAAACTCTGAAACAGATTACAGAATCACAAAAGGAACGGGGTGGTTAGAAATTATGGGTTGCGGAATGGTAGATCCTGCAGTTTTGAAAAACGTAAATATCGATTCTGAAAAATATTCCGGTTATGCTTTCGGAATGGGTATTGAAAGAATTACAATGCTTCTTTACCAAATGAGCGACATCAGGATGTTCTTCGAAAACGACATTAGAACACTAGAACAATTTAAGTCATTATAA
- the asnB gene encoding asparagine synthase B → MCGIVCLFDAKQPTEILRPQVLEMSKKIRHRGPDWSGVFQNEKVLFSHERLAIVDPTSGKQPLFSKDGKLVLAVNGEIYNHRELKQEFPDYEFQTQSDCEVILALYEKYGKDFIEKLNGIFAFALYDIEKNIYLIARDHMGICPLYQGWDKNGNYYIASELKALEGVCKKIDTFLPGHYVYSVEGSESQQWYKRDWEDFDAVKDNVTDIQAIRKGLEDAVHRQLMSDVPYGVLLSGGLDSSIISAVTAKYARQRVESGDTQEAWYPRLHSFAVGLVGSPDLAAAKKAAEHIGSVHHEVNFTVQEGLDAIRDVIYHLETYDVTTIRASTPMYLLARVIKSMGIKMVLSGEGADELFGGYLYFHKAPNAKEFHDETVRKLGKLHLYDCLRANKALMSWGIEGRVPFLDKEFMDIAMNVNPQDKMINKEEGKIEKWVLRKAFEDLLPESIAWRQKEQFSDGVGYSWIDTLKEIAEKHVTDEMMANAKFRFPLNTPQNKEEYRYRTIFEEHFPSETAAATVPSVPSVACSTPIALEWDEAFKKMNDPSGRAVKVHETSY, encoded by the coding sequence ATGTGTGGAATTGTATGCTTGTTTGACGCCAAACAGCCAACTGAAATATTAAGGCCTCAGGTCTTGGAAATGTCTAAAAAAATTCGTCATCGAGGTCCAGACTGGAGCGGTGTTTTTCAAAATGAGAAAGTTTTATTTTCTCATGAAAGATTAGCTATTGTTGACCCAACTTCAGGAAAGCAGCCTTTGTTTTCTAAAGACGGCAAACTGGTTTTAGCTGTAAATGGTGAAATTTACAATCATAGAGAACTTAAACAAGAATTTCCAGACTACGAGTTTCAAACTCAATCTGACTGCGAAGTAATTCTGGCATTGTATGAAAAATACGGAAAAGATTTTATCGAAAAACTTAACGGAATTTTTGCTTTTGCATTGTACGATATTGAAAAAAACATCTATCTGATTGCCCGTGACCACATGGGAATCTGCCCGCTCTATCAAGGTTGGGACAAAAACGGAAACTATTACATCGCTTCTGAACTGAAAGCTTTGGAAGGCGTTTGTAAAAAAATCGATACCTTTCTTCCGGGACATTATGTGTACAGCGTTGAAGGAAGCGAATCTCAGCAATGGTACAAGAGAGATTGGGAAGATTTTGATGCTGTAAAAGATAACGTTACAGATATTCAGGCAATCAGAAAAGGATTGGAAGATGCAGTTCACAGACAGTTGATGAGCGATGTACCTTATGGAGTTTTACTTTCTGGAGGTTTAGATTCATCCATCATTTCTGCAGTTACTGCAAAATACGCAAGACAGAGAGTTGAAAGTGGGGACACTCAAGAAGCGTGGTACCCGAGATTACACAGTTTTGCAGTCGGATTGGTCGGTTCTCCGGATTTAGCAGCGGCGAAAAAAGCTGCTGAACATATCGGATCTGTTCACCATGAAGTTAATTTTACCGTTCAGGAAGGTTTAGATGCCATTCGGGATGTGATTTATCATTTGGAAACTTATGATGTGACAACCATCAGAGCTTCAACGCCGATGTATCTTTTGGCAAGAGTGATTAAATCGATGGGAATTAAAATGGTTCTTTCCGGTGAAGGTGCAGATGAATTGTTTGGTGGATATCTGTATTTCCACAAAGCTCCGAATGCTAAAGAATTCCATGATGAAACGGTAAGAAAATTAGGGAAACTTCACCTGTATGATTGTTTGAGAGCCAATAAAGCCCTGATGAGCTGGGGAATTGAAGGCAGAGTTCCGTTTTTGGATAAAGAATTTATGGACATTGCGATGAACGTAAATCCTCAGGATAAGATGATTAACAAAGAAGAAGGAAAAATCGAAAAATGGGTTTTGAGAAAAGCTTTTGAAGATCTTTTGCCTGAATCTATTGCGTGGAGACAAAAAGAACAATTCTCAGACGGCGTAGGATATTCATGGATTGACACCTTGAAAGAGATTGCAGAAAAACATGTAACTGATGAAATGATGGCGAATGCAAAATTCAGATTTCCATTAAATACTCCTCAAAATAAAGAAGAATACCGCTACCGAACAATTTTCGAAGAGCATTTTCCAAGCGAAACGGCAGCGGCGACTGTTCCGTCAGTACCATCAGTAGCTTGTTCAACTCCGATTGCTTTAGAATGGGATGAAGCATTTAAAAAAATGAACGACCCAAGCGGAAGAGCAGTGAAAGTACACGAAACCTCTTATTAA
- a CDS encoding YceI family protein: MHRKLFSLAVPAIFASAVFVSCQKEKPVTSEGTEVTTTKDGNQYVLDTLNSRVEWKGYKVFKSENTSHFGTITFESGDVTVKDGKLESGKFVADMNSLTSVDLKDDAEQLNKLNSHLKSGDFFETEKFPTSSYEITKVTPSAEGDYNTLLDGNLTIKGISKPVQFKANVSINEGVVSIATEPKDIMREEFGVKFQSPAENGVIKDEVSLQINVKALEKK; this comes from the coding sequence ATGCATAGAAAATTATTCTCCTTGGCAGTTCCCGCGATTTTTGCATCAGCCGTTTTTGTTTCATGTCAGAAGGAAAAACCTGTGACAAGTGAAGGGACTGAAGTTACGACAACAAAAGATGGTAATCAATATGTGCTAGATACTTTGAATAGTAGGGTAGAGTGGAAGGGTTATAAGGTTTTTAAATCTGAAAATACCAGTCATTTCGGGACGATTACTTTTGAAAGTGGTGACGTTACGGTAAAAGATGGAAAACTTGAAAGCGGAAAATTCGTAGCAGATATGAATTCTCTGACTTCTGTTGATTTAAAAGATGATGCAGAACAATTAAATAAATTAAATAGTCATTTGAAGAGCGGAGATTTTTTCGAAACAGAAAAATTCCCAACATCTTCTTACGAAATAACTAAAGTAACTCCGTCTGCAGAAGGTGATTACAATACGCTTTTAGATGGTAATTTAACGATAAAAGGTATTTCTAAACCTGTTCAGTTTAAAGCAAATGTTTCGATAAACGAAGGTGTTGTAAGCATTGCGACAGAGCCGAAGGATATTATGAGGGAAGAATTTGGGGTGAAATTTCAAAGTCCTGCTGAGAATGGCGTGATTAAAGATGAGGTAAGCCTTCAGATTAATGTGAAAGCCTTAGAAAAGAAATAA
- a CDS encoding S41 family peptidase has translation MKKKLFFSILLSLLTIISKAQGKNLSKLQIRQDLEFLGKILNDKSSYVYLNGYNINENFENYQQNLKDITRLEDFGLFLAQAVGKIGDRHASVRDYDIKDSLFLPFIYAPEGNNVLVLNRNNDKKLELLNSKFPYLKKIDEVSVDNFLQKILPEEFTAPRKTYFTRAVRKLRDIQKVYNVLNKPLPAEIKLTLSDRLLKNDTVLVVSPVNNAKRSIYWDDEFERKYTLVKDEDYNKEEIVSQLFDIKDQIGYIHIPSMVSKDDAPALFEKINSFMKSIQNNSKALIIDVRSNGGGTRDVTYELAKYFVHPDSIYVINATKQRAQIPISKEYSESLHSRSLFSFSELDKNEQKSVKHFLKTFKPMYELDNKKYSEYYFGLLNGKKIANQSFYYNRPVYILANEKSFSAASVFVAVFKNIPNIKIVGTTTDGSSGNSERFELPNSQIRIKISTMVSFQKDGKILDGFGTEPDIAIERNLNQILWKSDTQLEKLRNLILSKN, from the coding sequence ATGAAAAAGAAATTATTTTTCTCAATACTTTTAAGCTTATTAACAATAATCTCAAAGGCTCAAGGTAAAAATTTATCAAAACTACAGATTCGTCAGGACTTAGAATTTCTTGGGAAAATATTGAATGACAAATCTTCTTATGTTTATTTAAATGGTTATAACATCAATGAGAATTTTGAAAATTACCAACAAAACTTAAAAGACATAACAAGACTTGAAGATTTTGGATTATTTTTAGCTCAAGCAGTCGGAAAAATCGGTGACAGGCACGCTTCTGTAAGAGATTATGACATTAAAGATTCGCTTTTCTTACCATTTATATATGCTCCAGAAGGCAATAATGTTCTGGTGTTAAACAGAAATAACGATAAGAAATTAGAATTATTAAATTCGAAATTTCCTTATCTAAAAAAGATTGATGAAGTATCAGTCGATAATTTCCTTCAAAAAATACTTCCTGAAGAATTTACAGCTCCGAGGAAAACATATTTCACAAGAGCAGTTCGAAAACTCCGAGATATCCAAAAAGTATACAATGTTCTGAACAAGCCATTACCTGCAGAAATCAAATTAACGCTTTCAGATAGACTACTTAAAAACGATACGGTTTTAGTCGTTTCTCCGGTTAACAATGCAAAAAGGTCGATTTATTGGGATGATGAATTTGAAAGAAAGTATACATTAGTTAAGGATGAAGATTATAATAAAGAAGAAATTGTAAGCCAACTTTTTGATATAAAAGACCAGATTGGATACATTCACATTCCTTCAATGGTTAGTAAAGATGATGCACCAGCTCTATTTGAAAAAATCAATTCTTTTATGAAATCTATACAAAACAATAGCAAAGCTTTGATTATAGATGTAAGAAGCAACGGTGGTGGAACTCGTGATGTAACTTATGAATTGGCAAAATATTTTGTTCATCCCGATTCTATTTATGTCATTAATGCAACCAAACAAAGAGCTCAAATTCCGATATCAAAAGAATACAGTGAAAGTTTACACAGCAGAAGTCTATTTTCCTTCTCCGAATTAGATAAAAACGAACAGAAAAGTGTTAAACATTTTTTGAAAACATTTAAACCGATGTATGAGTTAGATAACAAAAAATACAGCGAATATTATTTTGGTTTATTAAATGGCAAGAAAATAGCTAATCAATCATTTTATTACAACAGACCTGTTTATATTTTAGCAAACGAAAAAAGTTTTAGTGCTGCATCTGTGTTTGTTGCGGTTTTTAAAAACATTCCGAATATAAAAATCGTAGGAACAACAACAGATGGATCAAGTGGGAATAGCGAAAGATTTGAATTACCAAACTCACAAATACGTATAAAAATAAGTACAATGGTTTCGTTCCAAAAAGATGGTAAAATTTTAGATGGTTTCGGTACAGAACCTGACATCGCAATTGAAAGAAACCTCAATCAGATTCTTTGGAAATCAGACACACAGCTTGAAAAATTACGAAATTTGATATTGAGCAAAAATTAA
- a CDS encoding response regulator transcription factor: MSQPDREPITFLLADDHSLIRQGLLFVIEDISPDSKIFQASNLQQALESVKNNEIDIAIIDAHFPDGNSLTILPEIKKIRPEIKILIFTGIDESTQSLKYINAGANGFLGKMSEEDEIENALQKMLQYGEYISPVTQSLLLNSLRNPKGANPLSRLTEREFQIAELYAEGFGNLEIANKLDVKQNTISTIKKRIFEKLEIENIVELIELIKNK, translated from the coding sequence ATGAGTCAACCAGATCGAGAGCCAATCACTTTTTTGCTTGCAGACGATCATAGCCTGATTAGGCAGGGGCTTTTGTTTGTGATAGAAGATATTTCACCAGACAGCAAGATTTTTCAGGCATCTAATCTTCAGCAGGCTTTGGAATCGGTAAAAAATAATGAAATTGATATCGCAATCATCGATGCTCATTTTCCTGATGGAAACAGTCTTACTATTTTACCAGAGATAAAAAAGATAAGACCAGAAATTAAGATTCTGATTTTTACAGGAATTGACGAAAGCACGCAGTCATTAAAATACATCAACGCAGGTGCTAATGGGTTTCTTGGCAAAATGAGTGAAGAGGATGAGATAGAAAATGCGTTGCAAAAAATGTTGCAGTACGGGGAATATATTTCTCCGGTAACGCAAAGTTTATTGTTGAATTCTTTGCGCAATCCAAAAGGAGCAAACCCATTGTCACGCTTAACGGAAAGAGAATTTCAGATTGCAGAATTGTATGCCGAAGGTTTTGGCAATCTTGAAATTGCTAATAAATTAGATGTAAAACAAAATACCATCAGCACCATCAAAAAGAGAATTTTTGAAAAGCTGGAAATTGAAAATATTGTTGAGCTTATTGAATTGATCAAAAATAAATGA
- a CDS encoding prolyl oligopeptidase family serine peptidase — translation MYTVKEVEIKSHDGVMVPLSIIYPKNIKMDGSNPAYITGYGGYGFSYEPRFSTRLSVLLEQGVILAIAHVRGGGEKGEKWHESGMKATKPNTWKDFIACSEYLVNQKYTSPSKLIGNGVSAGGILIGRAITERPDLFAVAIAEVGMTNTLRSETTANGPNQIPEIGSIKNEEDTKHLIEMDAQSKVKKGGKYPAVIIRVGMNDSRVVPWMPGKFAGILQNNSASGKPTLLYANYDNGHFTSDFDVVFKEYADIYSFALWQVGHPNFQPSKD, via the coding sequence TTGTATACCGTAAAAGAAGTTGAAATAAAAAGCCACGATGGCGTAATGGTTCCGCTTTCTATTATTTATCCTAAAAACATAAAAATGGATGGTAGTAATCCAGCTTATATAACAGGTTATGGTGGTTATGGATTTTCTTATGAACCCCGTTTTTCGACAAGACTTTCCGTTTTATTAGAACAAGGAGTTATTCTTGCCATTGCTCACGTAAGAGGTGGTGGCGAAAAGGGTGAAAAATGGCACGAATCAGGAATGAAAGCTACAAAACCCAATACCTGGAAAGACTTTATTGCTTGTTCGGAATATCTGGTTAATCAAAAATATACTTCTCCTTCAAAATTAATCGGAAATGGTGTAAGTGCAGGTGGAATTCTTATTGGAAGAGCAATTACTGAAAGACCTGATCTTTTTGCAGTGGCAATTGCCGAAGTAGGCATGACCAATACATTACGATCTGAAACTACAGCAAACGGACCTAATCAAATTCCGGAAATTGGATCTATTAAAAATGAAGAAGACACAAAACATTTAATTGAAATGGACGCTCAAAGTAAGGTGAAAAAAGGTGGAAAATATCCTGCTGTAATTATACGTGTAGGTATGAACGATTCCAGAGTTGTTCCTTGGATGCCGGGTAAATTTGCAGGAATTTTACAAAATAATTCAGCTTCAGGAAAACCTACATTATTGTATGCAAACTATGATAATGGGCATTTTACAAGTGATTTTGATGTTGTTTTTAAAGAATATGCAGATATTTATTCATTTGCATTATGGCAAGTGGGACATCCGAATTTTCAACCTTCTAAAGATTAA
- a CDS encoding 2Fe-2S iron-sulfur cluster-binding protein, with the protein MNDINIRITDREGLTHDIVAPTDMSMNLMEIIRSYELAEEGTIGVCGGMAMCASCQVYVIKDPGLEPMGDEEDAMLGEAFHVEPNSRLGCQLHMAMEMEGLEVQIAPYP; encoded by the coding sequence ATGAACGATATAAATATAAGAATCACTGACAGGGAAGGATTGACTCACGATATCGTGGCTCCTACTGATATGTCGATGAATTTGATGGAGATCATCCGTTCTTACGAATTGGCAGAAGAAGGAACCATCGGAGTTTGCGGAGGAATGGCAATGTGTGCCTCATGTCAGGTGTATGTAATCAAGGATCCAGGACTTGAGCCGATGGGTGATGAAGAAGATGCCATGCTTGGCGAAGCATTCCATGTAGAGCCCAACAGCAGATTGGGTTGCCAGCTGCACATGGCGATGGAAATGGAGGGTCTTGAAGTACAGATTGCTCCTTATCCTTAG
- a CDS encoding GLPGLI family protein, whose amino-acid sequence MIRPILLSFLTFFLSVLNFAQTYEIQYESSYNGKVQPNQNPTIVWVSENENYILNSKTKEQKNDYPFEINKIEKPSNTIVSYGFLKPGDIISTSDSQSIAKQSFEFTDKTKKILGYNCKQAVIKINSNTIEVWYTNDLKLKGGPSSLGQNLGLVLEIERNGNSATTATSLKKIKKSGIENIINKPITTTDLLSYKDLLWKSRFTTLKVFENEIINFSDQSKSDENIKRFANGTIILKKIKLPKISQGENIFAELKQQSNGDAYDRTGTVFFIPEDKSQSFFDGLEKGVKTLPVYENGNGKQYFGIISNENYQPTVELMRFFTAFGINKFNNLELKDKTWQTISPFRQDITELKPALSEKEIWVGTFIGNYDKGGHKVSLDITIHKSDQMVNKNNKVIPLFNTTNIMEMAGQNYATMFNNDKGLFVEFTLEKDLKDAQLRYITTGHGGWENGDEFIPKTNSIYLDGKMTFSFFPWRTDCGSYRLYNPASGNFPDGLSSSDLSRSNWCPGTITNPNYIQLGNLKAGKHTIQVKISQGEPEGTSFSAWNISGALLGVE is encoded by the coding sequence ATGATCAGACCAATATTACTCAGTTTTCTCACATTCTTCCTATCTGTTTTAAATTTCGCCCAGACTTACGAAATTCAATATGAAAGTTCTTACAACGGAAAAGTTCAGCCTAACCAAAATCCTACAATCGTTTGGGTCAGCGAAAATGAAAATTATATTTTAAACTCTAAAACTAAGGAACAGAAAAACGACTATCCTTTTGAAATTAACAAAATTGAAAAACCTTCTAATACGATTGTATCTTACGGATTTTTAAAGCCTGGAGATATAATTTCTACTTCTGATTCACAGTCAATTGCCAAGCAAAGTTTTGAATTCACAGATAAAACCAAGAAAATTTTAGGCTATAACTGTAAACAGGCAGTTATCAAAATCAATTCAAATACGATTGAAGTTTGGTACACGAATGATCTGAAACTAAAAGGAGGACCTTCAAGTCTTGGACAAAATTTAGGTTTAGTTTTAGAAATCGAACGAAACGGAAACTCTGCAACGACTGCAACTTCTCTGAAAAAAATCAAAAAATCAGGAATTGAAAATATAATCAATAAACCTATTACTACGACAGACCTTTTAAGCTACAAAGATTTACTCTGGAAAAGCAGATTTACCACATTGAAGGTTTTTGAAAATGAAATTATCAATTTCTCAGATCAGTCAAAATCAGATGAAAACATTAAAAGATTTGCTAATGGAACGATTATTTTAAAGAAAATCAAACTTCCAAAAATTTCTCAGGGTGAAAATATTTTTGCAGAATTAAAACAGCAATCCAACGGTGATGCTTACGACAGAACAGGAACCGTATTTTTTATTCCGGAAGATAAATCGCAATCTTTTTTTGACGGATTGGAAAAAGGAGTAAAAACACTTCCTGTATATGAAAACGGAAACGGGAAACAGTATTTTGGGATCATTTCAAACGAAAATTATCAGCCAACTGTCGAACTGATGAGATTTTTTACCGCTTTCGGAATCAATAAGTTTAATAATTTAGAATTAAAAGATAAAACGTGGCAAACGATTAGTCCGTTTCGACAGGACATTACTGAACTGAAACCTGCTCTTTCTGAAAAAGAAATCTGGGTAGGAACTTTCATCGGAAATTACGATAAAGGCGGTCACAAAGTAAGTTTAGACATTACCATTCACAAAAGTGATCAGATGGTCAACAAAAACAACAAAGTAATTCCGCTTTTTAACACGACCAATATTATGGAAATGGCGGGACAGAATTATGCGACGATGTTTAATAATGACAAAGGTTTATTTGTAGAATTTACTTTGGAAAAAGATTTAAAAGATGCGCAATTAAGATACATCACAACAGGTCACGGCGGCTGGGAAAATGGCGACGAATTTATTCCTAAAACCAATTCTATTTATTTAGATGGAAAAATGACTTTCTCATTTTTCCCATGGAGAACAGATTGTGGATCTTATCGTTTGTACAATCCTGCTTCGGGAAATTTTCCTGACGGACTTTCTTCTTCAGACCTCAGCCGATCAAATTGGTGTCCGGGAACGATTACCAATCCTAACTACATTCAGCTTGGAAATTTAAAAGCTGGAAAACACACTATTCAGGTGAAAATTTCTCAGGGAGAACCCGAAGGAACAAGTTTCAGCGCATGGAATATTTCGGGTGCTTTATTAGGAGTTGAGTAA
- a CDS encoding sensor histidine kinase produces the protein MTFIENQLKEVHVLENLTDDSRKELINAQDFFQKYVMSEDKQFLESYFNSVNKLTKNLDSINHFKYQNPRLKNILASHQKEAGKTKNLKKLVDSTYKFSTSSNTRIPDELPKLTKYKFDYNFDKFEVQTKTYSDTVKKKGLFGRLGDAIAGKENVRKDSVVVTVKGGKILDVPTVKNEFDSIVNSINNHYTKEVQMIRVKMGKNKDKSKIESNKFFSTFNSLLVYSNELMNIYEFAVKDSKADLEKEYAHQNSESNKIRKYLVLGLMVLMFIVSILIMYFTRIAFIYERKLNAANKQISENLNFKNRILGMLSHELRSPLKIIGIFINRINKKTTDESIKEYLKSISFTNNTLLMQANQILEYTKNQHVENKLIPVVFNLKNEITSILTSIEPYIETRNNKFIVQENIDPNIVVFSDNTKINQVFMNILGNANKFTENGQISVDTSAEKTDEKTVTLTTKISDTGAGISKSDLEKIFEPYYQGVLSNEVENLGAGLGLSLCKEIVELYDGNISVTSEQNEGTTVSFVINLKLNQ, from the coding sequence TTGACTTTTATTGAAAATCAGTTAAAGGAAGTTCACGTATTGGAGAATTTGACCGACGACTCCAGAAAAGAATTGATCAATGCTCAGGATTTTTTCCAGAAATATGTGATGAGTGAGGATAAGCAGTTTTTGGAATCTTACTTCAACTCTGTCAACAAGCTTACCAAAAATTTAGACAGCATCAATCATTTCAAATATCAGAATCCACGATTAAAAAACATTTTAGCATCACATCAAAAAGAGGCTGGCAAAACAAAAAATTTGAAAAAGCTTGTAGATTCTACTTACAAATTTTCTACTAGTTCTAATACTAGAATCCCTGATGAGTTACCAAAACTTACGAAATATAAATTTGATTACAATTTTGATAAATTTGAGGTGCAAACAAAAACGTACTCAGATACTGTAAAAAAGAAGGGGCTCTTTGGTCGTTTGGGAGATGCCATTGCCGGAAAAGAAAATGTACGAAAAGACAGTGTGGTGGTGACAGTGAAAGGTGGAAAAATTTTAGATGTTCCCACAGTGAAAAATGAGTTTGATAGTATTGTAAATTCCATCAATAATCATTATACAAAAGAGGTGCAGATGATTCGTGTGAAGATGGGCAAAAATAAAGATAAGAGCAAAATTGAAAGCAATAAATTCTTTTCTACGTTCAACTCTCTATTGGTCTACAGCAATGAGTTGATGAATATTTATGAGTTTGCTGTGAAAGATTCTAAAGCAGATTTAGAAAAAGAATATGCCCACCAAAATTCTGAAAGCAACAAAATCAGAAAATATCTGGTATTGGGATTAATGGTTTTGATGTTCATCGTCTCCATCTTAATCATGTATTTTACAAGAATTGCTTTTATATATGAAAGAAAATTGAATGCTGCCAATAAACAAATCAGTGAAAACCTGAATTTTAAAAACAGGATTTTAGGGATGCTCAGTCATGAATTGAGATCTCCTTTGAAAATTATTGGAATTTTCATCAACAGAATCAATAAAAAAACAACTGACGAAAGCATTAAAGAATATTTAAAGTCAATAAGCTTTACCAATAACACTTTACTGATGCAGGCCAATCAGATTTTAGAATATACCAAAAATCAGCACGTTGAAAATAAACTGATTCCTGTTGTTTTTAATCTTAAAAATGAAATTACATCAATCTTAACTTCGATTGAACCTTATATAGAAACCAGAAATAATAAGTTTATTGTTCAGGAAAATATTGATCCGAATATTGTCGTTTTTTCTGATAATACTAAAATCAATCAGGTTTTTATGAATATTCTGGGGAATGCCAATAAGTTTACAGAGAACGGGCAAATCAGTGTTGATACTTCCGCAGAAAAAACAGATGAAAAAACAGTTACTTTAACCACAAAGATAAGCGACACTGGCGCAGGAATTTCAAAATCTGATTTAGAAAAAATATTTGAACCTTATTATCAAGGTGTATTGTCTAATGAGGTAGAAAACCTCGGAGCAGGTTTGGGACTGAGTTTATGTAAAGAAATTGTAGAATTGTATGATGGAAATATTTCTGTAACCAGCGAGCAAAATGAAGGAACGACGGTGTCTTTTGTTATTAATTTAAAACTGAATCAATGA